The Afipia massiliensis genome has a segment encoding these proteins:
- the ybaL gene encoding YbaL family putative K(+) efflux transporter, translating into MHHNTPLISTVVVGLVLAFILGALAQRVRISPLVGYLLAGVVMGPFTPGYVADQNIANELAEIGIILLMFGVGLHFSLKDLLSVRAIAVPGAVVQIAVATLLGMGLGWTLGWPIGGGLVFGLALSVASTVVLLRALQERRLVDTERGRIAVGWLIVEDLAMVLTLVLLPALAGLLKGEGANGLSAYAMAQPVLITLGKVAAFVIFMLVVGRRVIPWILHYVAHTGSRELFRLAVFAISLGVAFGAAILFDVSFALGAFFAGMILSESELSQRAANETLPLRDAFAVLFFVSVGMLVDPAIIVREPLPLLATVFIIIFGKSVAAFGIVRMFGHPTSTALTISASLAQIGEFSFILVSLGVSLALLPDRGRDLVLAGAIISIMLNPLFFALLDRYEARKNAAEEAAEAAAAAQSAQDTAAEAVAEAARVSAKKKSARVELPVTALTNHVVLVGYGRVGSVVGKSLQQGDVPFLVIEDDPGCLERLTEAGIEKITGNAAAPGMLVAANLEGARGLIVAIPDAFEGGQIVAKARAISLTLPIIARAHSEEEIAHLKHHGANSVIMGEQEIAKAMIAQIGLAGA; encoded by the coding sequence ATGCATCACAATACTCCTTTGATTTCAACGGTTGTCGTCGGCCTCGTACTGGCTTTCATACTCGGCGCGCTGGCTCAGCGGGTCCGTATCTCGCCGCTTGTCGGTTATCTCCTCGCGGGCGTCGTCATGGGCCCGTTTACGCCCGGTTATGTGGCGGATCAGAACATCGCCAACGAACTCGCCGAGATCGGCATCATTCTGCTGATGTTTGGCGTCGGCCTGCATTTCTCGCTGAAGGACCTGCTGTCGGTGCGCGCCATCGCTGTCCCCGGCGCGGTGGTGCAGATCGCAGTAGCGACGCTGCTCGGCATGGGCCTCGGCTGGACGCTCGGCTGGCCGATCGGCGGCGGGCTGGTGTTCGGGCTCGCGCTGTCGGTTGCCAGTACCGTTGTGCTGCTGCGCGCATTGCAGGAGAGGCGGCTGGTCGACACAGAGCGCGGGCGGATCGCCGTCGGCTGGCTGATCGTCGAGGACCTCGCCATGGTGCTGACGCTGGTGCTGCTGCCAGCGCTTGCCGGATTGCTGAAAGGCGAGGGCGCCAATGGCCTCAGCGCTTATGCCATGGCGCAGCCGGTCCTCATCACGCTCGGCAAGGTCGCGGCATTCGTCATCTTCATGCTGGTGGTCGGCCGCCGGGTGATTCCGTGGATCCTGCATTACGTTGCGCACACCGGCTCGCGCGAACTGTTCCGCCTCGCCGTGTTTGCGATCTCGCTTGGGGTCGCCTTCGGCGCGGCGATCCTGTTCGATGTCTCGTTCGCGCTCGGTGCATTCTTCGCCGGCATGATCCTGAGCGAATCCGAGCTCAGCCAGCGCGCGGCGAACGAAACGCTGCCGCTGCGCGATGCGTTTGCCGTGCTGTTCTTCGTGTCCGTCGGCATGCTGGTCGATCCTGCGATTATCGTGCGCGAACCGCTGCCGTTGCTCGCGACTGTCTTCATCATCATCTTCGGAAAATCCGTCGCGGCGTTCGGCATCGTGCGCATGTTCGGGCATCCGACATCGACGGCGCTGACGATCTCGGCGAGTCTCGCCCAGATCGGCGAATTTTCCTTCATTCTCGTCAGTCTCGGGGTCAGCCTTGCGCTGCTGCCGGATCGCGGCCGCGATCTGGTTCTTGCGGGCGCGATTATCTCGATCATGCTGAACCCGCTGTTCTTCGCGCTGCTCGATCGTTATGAGGCGAGGAAGAATGCAGCCGAGGAAGCTGCGGAGGCCGCGGCGGCAGCACAGTCCGCGCAGGACACCGCTGCCGAGGCCGTCGCAGAAGCTGCAAGGGTGTCTGCAAAGAAGAAGTCGGCCCGCGTGGAACTGCCGGTCACGGCGCTAACCAATCATGTCGTGCTGGTCGGGTACGGGCGCGTGGGAAGTGTTGTCGGCAAGTCCCTGCAGCAAGGAGACGTGCCGTTCCTCGTCATCGAGGATGATCCGGGCTGCCTCGAAAGGCTCACCGAGGCCGGGATCGAGAAGATCACGGGCAATGCGGCTGCGCCGGGAATGCTGGTGGCGGCAAATCTCGAAGGCGCGCGCGGGCTCATCGTTGCGATTCCCGATGCGTTCGAGGGCGGCCAGATCGTCGCCAAGGCGCGCGCGATCAGCCTTACGCTGCCGATTATCGCGCGCGCCCATTCAGAAGAGGAAATCGCGCATCTGAAGCATCACGGTGCGAATTCAGTGATCATGGGCGAGCAGGAAATCGCCAAGGCGATGATCGCGCAAATCGGACTGGCAGGCGCCTAG
- a CDS encoding acyl-CoA thioesterase, with protein MTRDQFSFFHPFRIRYSEIDGQGVVFNAHYLTFYDTTITEYFRALGYDQYADAKKTGMDFHVVKSVVEYKAPIRFDAEIEVGARVARIGSSSMTFETAIFLKDSADLMATGEVVWVNTDQSTHRPAPITTAIRNLIVAREKHLAA; from the coding sequence ATGACCAGGGATCAATTCAGCTTTTTCCACCCCTTCCGGATCCGCTATTCGGAGATCGACGGCCAGGGCGTGGTGTTCAACGCCCATTATCTGACGTTCTACGACACCACGATCACCGAATATTTCCGCGCGCTGGGATACGACCAGTATGCGGATGCCAAGAAGACGGGCATGGATTTCCATGTCGTCAAATCGGTCGTGGAATACAAGGCGCCCATTCGCTTCGATGCAGAGATCGAGGTCGGCGCCCGCGTCGCGCGGATCGGCAGTTCCAGCATGACATTCGAGACGGCGATCTTCCTGAAAGACAGCGCGGACCTGATGGCCACCGGCGAAGTGGTCTGGGTCAACACCGACCAGTCCACGCATCGCCCCGCTCCGATCACGACGGCAATTCGCAACCTCATCGTCGCGCGCGAGAAGCACCTCGCCGCATGA
- a CDS encoding NADP-dependent isocitrate dehydrogenase, with the protein MAKIKVTNPVVELDGDEMTRIIWQYIKDKLIHPFLDVKLEYYDLGMEYRDKTNDQVTIDAANAIKKHGVGVKCATITPDEARVKEFGLKEMWKSPNGTIRNILGGVVFREPIICKNVPRLVPGWTKPIIIGRHAFGDQYRATDFKFPTAGTITLKFTGDDGKVIEREVYKAPSAGVTLAMFNLDDSIRDFARASMNLGLVKGYPVYLSTKNTILKQYDGRFKDIFQEVFDNEFKKDFDAKGITYEHRLIDDMVAAAMKWSGGYVWACKNYDGDVQSDTVAQGYGSLGLMTSVLLTPDGKTMEAEAAHGTVTRHYREHQKGKETSTNSIASIFAWTRGLGHRAKLDNNAELAKFANTLERVCVETVESGFMTKDLALLVGADQRWLSTTGFLDKVAENLTKAMAA; encoded by the coding sequence ATGGCAAAAATCAAGGTGACCAACCCCGTCGTCGAACTCGATGGCGACGAGATGACCCGGATCATCTGGCAGTACATCAAGGACAAGCTGATTCACCCGTTCCTCGATGTGAAACTCGAATACTACGACCTTGGGATGGAATACCGCGACAAGACCAACGATCAGGTCACCATCGACGCGGCCAACGCGATCAAGAAGCACGGCGTCGGCGTCAAATGCGCCACCATCACCCCGGACGAAGCCCGCGTGAAGGAATTCGGCCTCAAAGAAATGTGGAAGTCGCCGAACGGCACCATCCGCAACATCCTCGGCGGCGTCGTGTTCCGCGAGCCGATTATCTGCAAAAACGTGCCCCGTCTGGTTCCGGGTTGGACCAAGCCGATCATCATCGGCCGCCATGCCTTCGGCGACCAGTACCGCGCTACCGATTTCAAATTCCCGACCGCGGGCACCATCACGCTGAAATTCACCGGCGACGACGGCAAGGTGATCGAGCGCGAAGTCTACAAGGCGCCGAGCGCCGGCGTGACCCTCGCGATGTTCAATCTCGACGACTCGATCCGCGATTTCGCCCGGGCCTCGATGAACCTCGGCCTCGTCAAGGGCTATCCGGTCTATCTCTCGACCAAGAACACAATCCTCAAGCAGTACGACGGCCGCTTCAAGGACATCTTCCAGGAAGTGTTCGACAACGAGTTCAAGAAGGACTTCGATGCCAAGGGCATCACTTACGAGCACCGTCTGATCGACGACATGGTGGCGGCTGCGATGAAGTGGTCCGGCGGCTACGTCTGGGCCTGCAAAAACTACGACGGCGACGTGCAGTCCGACACCGTGGCCCAGGGCTACGGCTCGCTGGGCCTCATGACCTCGGTGCTGCTGACGCCGGACGGCAAGACCATGGAAGCGGAAGCCGCTCACGGCACCGTGACCCGCCACTACCGCGAGCACCAGAAGGGCAAGGAAACCTCGACCAATTCGATCGCGTCGATTTTCGCATGGACCCGCGGCCTCGGACATCGCGCCAAGCTCGACAACAACGCCGAACTGGCAAAGTTCGCGAACACATTGGAGCGAGTTTGTGTCGAGACGGTCGAATCCGGTTTCATGACCAAGGATCTTGCCTTGCTCGTCGGCGCCGATCAGCGCTGGCTCTCGACCACCGGCTTCCTCGACAAGGTCGCGGAAAACCTCACCAAGGCAATGGCGGCCTGA
- a CDS encoding YciI family protein, with the protein MRVMVMVKATKDSEAGIMPSTELLEAMGKFNEELVNAGIMLAGEGLHPSSKGKRVAFDGPARAVIDGPFAETRELVAGFWLWEVKDMAEAVEWVKRCPNPMLGPSEIEIRQVFEAADFGEALTPEIAEAEDRLREKLTKR; encoded by the coding sequence ATGCGCGTTATGGTGATGGTCAAGGCGACGAAGGATAGCGAAGCGGGCATCATGCCTTCAACCGAGCTCCTCGAGGCCATGGGCAAGTTCAACGAAGAACTGGTGAACGCCGGCATCATGCTGGCCGGTGAGGGGCTTCACCCGTCTTCAAAGGGAAAACGGGTCGCTTTCGACGGCCCGGCCCGCGCCGTGATCGATGGGCCCTTCGCCGAGACCCGCGAACTGGTCGCCGGTTTCTGGCTCTGGGAAGTCAAGGACATGGCGGAAGCGGTGGAGTGGGTGAAGCGCTGCCCCAATCCGATGCTCGGGCCGAGCGAGATCGAGATCCGGCAGGTGTTCGAGGCGGCCGATTTCGGCGAGGCTCTGACGCCGGAGATCGCCGAAGCGGAGGATCGCCTGCGCGAAAAACTCACGAAACGCTAA
- a CDS encoding RNA polymerase sigma factor, which produces MAANDTHQAIETVFRIERARLIAGLARMVRDVGLAEELAQDALVSALSEWPKTGVPIHPGAWLMAAAKRRAIDGFRRSKMLARKHAEIGQDFEDQRDSSIEDAEAAMDDDLGDELLSLIFTACHPVLAPEARAALTLRLIGGLTTDEIARAFLSNEATIAQRIVRAKKTIGNAGLTYEVPRGKDRGMRLASVLEVVYLIFNEGYSATAGEDLIRPALCAEAQRLGRIIAGLAPNEPEVFGLLALMEIQASRLAARTAPDGSSIPITEQNRSRWDQLLIRRGLAALERAETLGGSHGPYALQAALAACHARARNADETNWKKIAGLYDTLRDVMPSPVVDLNRAVAHSMAFGPEAGLKLIDEIAEAAALRNYAPMPAAKGDFLFRAGRFTDARIEFERAAELSRNVREKEFLLKRAADCGS; this is translated from the coding sequence GTGGCGGCGAACGACACCCATCAAGCGATCGAAACGGTCTTCCGGATCGAACGGGCCAGGCTGATAGCCGGGCTGGCCCGAATGGTGCGGGATGTCGGCCTGGCCGAAGAGCTGGCGCAAGACGCGCTCGTCTCCGCTCTGTCCGAATGGCCGAAGACCGGTGTTCCGATACATCCCGGCGCCTGGCTGATGGCTGCGGCCAAGCGCCGGGCCATCGACGGTTTCCGACGCAGCAAGATGCTGGCACGGAAGCATGCGGAAATCGGCCAGGATTTCGAAGACCAGCGCGATAGCAGCATCGAGGACGCGGAAGCGGCCATGGACGACGATCTCGGCGACGAGTTGTTGAGTCTGATCTTCACCGCGTGCCACCCGGTGCTGGCTCCCGAGGCGCGGGCGGCCCTGACCTTGCGCCTGATCGGCGGGCTGACGACGGACGAAATCGCACGCGCGTTTCTCTCGAACGAGGCAACCATCGCCCAGCGTATCGTCCGGGCGAAGAAGACCATCGGCAATGCCGGACTGACCTATGAGGTGCCGCGCGGCAAGGATCGCGGAATGCGTCTCGCCTCCGTGCTTGAGGTCGTCTACCTGATTTTCAACGAAGGCTATTCGGCCACCGCCGGCGAGGACCTCATCCGCCCGGCTCTGTGTGCCGAGGCGCAGCGCCTTGGCCGTATCATCGCCGGTCTCGCTCCGAACGAGCCCGAGGTCTTCGGTCTTCTTGCGCTGATGGAAATTCAGGCCTCGCGACTGGCAGCCCGCACGGCACCGGATGGCTCTTCGATCCCCATCACCGAACAAAACCGCAGCCGCTGGGATCAGCTCCTGATCCGCCGCGGGCTGGCCGCGCTCGAACGCGCAGAGACACTCGGCGGCAGTCATGGGCCCTATGCGTTGCAGGCCGCACTCGCGGCCTGCCATGCGCGCGCACGCAACGCGGACGAGACGAACTGGAAAAAGATCGCGGGCCTGTACGACACCCTGCGGGACGTGATGCCGTCACCGGTGGTCGATCTCAACCGGGCCGTGGCTCACAGCATGGCCTTTGGCCCGGAGGCTGGTCTGAAACTGATCGACGAGATCGCGGAGGCCGCGGCACTGCGAAATTACGCGCCGATGCCGGCCGCGAAGGGCGATTTCTTGTTTCGGGCGGGCCGGTTCACCGACGCCAGGATCGAATTCGAGCGAGCCGCGGAGCTGAGCCGCAACGTGCGCGAGAAGGAATTTTTGCTTAAACGGGCGGCCGATTGCGGCAGCTGA
- a CDS encoding TrmJ/YjtD family RNA methyltransferase has translation MSGSGTDKTKTRKELAGPVVVLVEPQLGENIGMCARAMGNFGLTRLRIVNPRDGWPNMAAQRAAAGADHILDKVELFDTVEAAVADCSLLFATTARAHDQAKPVVGPEEAARQIVGEAAVNGTAAIMFGRERYGLQNDEVALANRIVTFPVNPGFASLNLAQAVLLMGYEWFKLVTANTLPFDMPERSERASNHQMQAFFDNLVNELDKVEFLRPPEKRDTMLVNMRNIFTRMEPTKQDMHTLHGVVMAIAEGRKGPAKGGVLDGNEATRLRALLAEHSDGRAPSDSGTVRGLARLLRRNPTDAERILWQALTTDRRFASHFKRQTPVGRHIPDFVSFTKRIAVELVNANETDVIARDRAARGEWLAARGYRVCLINAADVESDLAAQLDRLAVA, from the coding sequence ATGTCCGGTTCAGGCACCGACAAAACCAAGACGCGCAAGGAATTGGCTGGGCCCGTGGTGGTCCTGGTCGAACCGCAGCTTGGTGAGAACATCGGCATGTGCGCGCGCGCCATGGGCAACTTCGGCTTGACGCGGCTGCGCATCGTTAATCCGCGCGATGGCTGGCCCAATATGGCCGCCCAGCGCGCCGCGGCCGGTGCCGATCACATTCTCGATAAAGTCGAATTGTTCGACACCGTCGAGGCGGCGGTGGCCGACTGCTCACTGCTGTTCGCGACCACCGCGCGGGCGCACGATCAAGCCAAGCCGGTGGTCGGTCCGGAGGAGGCAGCCCGTCAGATCGTCGGGGAAGCCGCGGTGAACGGCACGGCAGCGATCATGTTCGGGCGCGAGCGCTACGGCTTGCAGAACGACGAGGTCGCGCTCGCCAACCGCATTGTCACGTTTCCGGTCAATCCGGGTTTTGCCTCACTGAACCTCGCTCAGGCGGTTCTGTTGATGGGCTACGAATGGTTCAAGCTGGTCACTGCCAACACGCTGCCGTTCGACATGCCGGAACGTTCGGAGCGGGCCTCGAACCATCAGATGCAGGCTTTTTTCGACAATCTCGTGAACGAACTCGACAAGGTCGAATTTCTGCGGCCGCCGGAAAAGCGCGACACGATGCTGGTGAACATGCGCAACATCTTCACGCGGATGGAGCCCACCAAGCAGGATATGCACACCCTGCACGGCGTGGTGATGGCCATCGCGGAAGGCCGGAAAGGTCCTGCAAAAGGCGGGGTTCTTGATGGCAACGAAGCGACGCGGCTGCGCGCGCTGCTGGCCGAGCACTCCGACGGACGCGCGCCGTCCGATAGCGGCACGGTGCGGGGACTAGCCCGCCTGCTGCGACGCAATCCGACCGATGCCGAGCGGATCTTGTGGCAGGCTCTGACCACGGATCGCCGCTTCGCGTCTCACTTCAAGCGGCAGACGCCGGTGGGGCGTCACATTCCCGATTTCGTGTCGTTCACGAAACGCATCGCGGTCGAACTCGTCAATGCCAACGAAACCGACGTTATCGCGCGGGACCGCGCGGCGCGTGGTGAATGGCTCGCAGCGCGGGGATATCGCGTTTGCCTGATCAATGCGGCGGATGTGGAAAGCGACCTTGCCGCGCAGCTCGACCGTCTCGCTGTCGCCTAA
- a CDS encoding GlcG/HbpS family heme-binding protein, whose product MRSLGLAALTTAAVVLAGPAYAQAPQVEKNVSMAMAIAIIQGTIEQCTKDGYKVSVTVVDKAGNVAAQVRGDGTNPHTMEFSRLKAYTSRTRGITSLEFMKQTDKPETASLRQIPGVVAAGGAVPIKVGNEVIGAVGASGAPGGDKDEVCVLAGIAKVQDALK is encoded by the coding sequence ATGCGTTCACTCGGTCTCGCAGCGCTAACGACGGCTGCGGTCGTTCTTGCCGGTCCGGCTTACGCGCAGGCGCCGCAGGTTGAGAAGAATGTGTCGATGGCGATGGCGATAGCCATCATCCAGGGCACCATCGAGCAGTGCACCAAGGACGGCTACAAGGTGTCCGTCACGGTGGTGGACAAGGCCGGCAACGTCGCGGCACAGGTTCGCGGCGACGGTACCAATCCTCACACCATGGAGTTCAGCCGCCTGAAGGCCTACACCTCGCGCACGCGCGGGATAACGTCCCTCGAATTCATGAAACAGACGGACAAGCCTGAAACCGCCTCCCTGAGGCAGATCCCGGGTGTGGTTGCAGCGGGTGGCGCTGTCCCGATCAAGGTCGGCAACGAAGTGATTGGCGCGGTCGGTGCATCGGGTGCACCCGGTGGCGACAAGGACGAGGTCTGCGTGCTCGCTGGGATCGCGAAGGTTCAGGACGCCTTGAAGTAA
- a CDS encoding DUF1476 domain-containing protein gives MSSFDKRQEGFEKKFALDEEQKFKAEARRNKLLGLWAAEKLGKTGDEAAAYAKEVVSADFEEAGDADVLRKVATDLAGKATEQEIRAKMDELVAVAVAQIKAGQ, from the coding sequence ATGTCGTCTTTTGACAAGCGCCAGGAAGGCTTCGAGAAGAAGTTCGCCCTCGACGAGGAACAGAAGTTCAAGGCGGAAGCCCGCCGGAACAAGCTGCTGGGCCTGTGGGCCGCCGAAAAGCTGGGCAAAACCGGCGATGAAGCCGCTGCCTATGCCAAGGAAGTGGTTTCGGCCGATTTCGAGGAAGCCGGCGATGCCGACGTCCTGCGCAAGGTCGCAACGGACCTCGCAGGCAAAGCCACCGAGCAGGAAATCCGCGCCAAGATGGACGAACTGGTGGCGGTCGCCGTTGCCCAGATCAAGGCCGGGCAGTAA
- the purC gene encoding phosphoribosylaminoimidazolesuccinocarboxamide synthase: protein MSRRRRIYEGKGKTLYEGPEPGTLIQHFKDDATAFNAKKHQIIEGKGVLNNRISEYVFQHLNDIGVPTHFIKRLNMREQLIREVEIVPLEVVVRNVAAGSLSQRLGIEEGTQLPRSIIEFYYKNDQLGDPMVSEEHITAFGWATPQEIDDMMALAIRVNDFLTGLFLGVGIRLVDFKMECGRLFENDMMRIIVADEISPDSCRLWDIKSNEKMDKDRFRRDLGGLLEAYTEVAKRLGILIENDRPAGSGPVLVKS from the coding sequence ATGAGCCGTCGGCGTCGCATTTACGAAGGCAAGGGCAAGACCCTTTACGAAGGGCCTGAGCCTGGAACCCTGATCCAGCATTTCAAGGATGACGCCACCGCGTTCAATGCCAAGAAACACCAGATCATCGAGGGTAAGGGTGTCCTCAACAACCGGATCTCGGAGTATGTCTTCCAGCATCTGAACGACATCGGCGTGCCGACCCATTTCATCAAACGGCTCAACATGCGCGAGCAGTTGATCCGCGAGGTCGAGATCGTGCCGCTGGAAGTCGTGGTGCGTAACGTCGCAGCAGGCTCGCTGTCGCAGCGCCTCGGCATCGAGGAAGGCACGCAGCTGCCGCGCTCGATCATCGAATTCTATTACAAGAACGATCAACTCGGCGATCCGATGGTCTCCGAAGAGCACATCACCGCGTTCGGCTGGGCTACGCCGCAGGAAATCGACGACATGATGGCTCTTGCCATTCGGGTCAACGACTTCCTGACTGGACTGTTTCTCGGCGTCGGCATCCGTCTTGTGGACTTCAAGATGGAATGCGGACGGCTGTTCGAGAACGACATGATGCGCATCATCGTTGCCGATGAAATCTCGCCGGACTCGTGCCGGCTGTGGGATATCAAGTCGAACGAGAAGATGGACAAGGACCGCTTCCGCCGCGATCTCGGTGGGCTGCTTGAGGCCTACACCGAGGTTGCCAAGCGTCTCGGCATCCTGATTGAGAACGACCGTCCCGCGGGCTCCGGCCCGGTGCTGGTGAAGAGCTGA
- the purS gene encoding phosphoribosylformylglycinamidine synthase subunit PurS has protein sequence MKARITVTLKNGILDPQGKAIEGALKSLGVDGIASVRQGKVFDIEVAGADKAKAETALKEAADKLLANTVIENYRVEVLG, from the coding sequence ATGAAGGCGCGCATCACCGTCACATTGAAGAACGGCATTCTCGATCCGCAGGGCAAGGCCATCGAAGGGGCGCTGAAATCGCTCGGCGTCGATGGCATTGCCAGCGTGCGGCAGGGCAAGGTGTTCGACATCGAAGTCGCCGGCGCGGACAAGGCGAAGGCCGAAACCGCGCTCAAGGAAGCCGCCGACAAGCTGCTCGCCAACACGGTGATCGAGAATTATCGGGTTGAGGTTCTGGGCTAA
- the corA gene encoding magnesium/cobalt transporter CorA, whose amino-acid sequence MNVASSVTAATEPVAPKGVVAASVYADGRRVANIPIEEASNWRTKPGHVVWIGLLEPGMELLTKVQQQFNLHDLAIEDANHAHQRPKIEQYGDALFIVARTAQLVDGNIAFGETHIFVGDGYIVTVRHGASTSYAAVREHCESCPRALSRGEDYILYAILDFIVDNYSPVIETIQQEVETMEELLLETAISRTQIQRLYQLRRDLLRLRNAIGPLVEVCRRLERDDLTMVRTALQPLFRDVTDHVGTVQEQIDSLREVLAFAFEASLLVGQAQETAVSKKLASWLAIIAVPTAFAGIYGMNFEHMPELKWKYGYYVALGAIAAVCLSLFYRFRRAGWL is encoded by the coding sequence ATGAACGTCGCCTCGTCGGTGACCGCCGCGACAGAGCCGGTCGCTCCCAAGGGCGTCGTCGCAGCCAGCGTCTATGCTGATGGCCGTCGCGTCGCCAACATCCCCATCGAGGAGGCCTCGAACTGGCGGACCAAGCCGGGCCACGTGGTCTGGATCGGCCTGCTTGAACCGGGCATGGAACTGCTGACCAAAGTACAGCAGCAATTCAACCTGCACGACCTCGCCATCGAGGATGCCAATCACGCGCACCAGCGGCCCAAGATCGAGCAATATGGCGATGCCCTGTTCATCGTTGCGCGGACAGCTCAGCTCGTGGATGGCAACATCGCATTCGGCGAAACCCATATTTTCGTGGGCGACGGGTATATCGTCACGGTCCGTCACGGCGCATCGACATCATACGCCGCCGTGCGGGAGCACTGCGAGAGCTGCCCAAGGGCACTGTCTCGCGGCGAGGATTATATCCTCTATGCGATCCTGGATTTCATCGTCGACAATTATTCGCCGGTGATTGAGACCATCCAGCAAGAAGTCGAGACAATGGAAGAGCTTTTGCTGGAGACCGCAATCTCGCGGACGCAGATTCAGCGGCTTTACCAGTTGCGCCGCGACCTTTTGCGGCTACGCAACGCGATCGGACCGCTGGTGGAAGTCTGCCGGCGGCTTGAACGCGACGATTTAACGATGGTGCGCACGGCCCTGCAGCCGCTGTTTCGCGACGTCACCGATCATGTCGGGACCGTTCAGGAGCAGATTGATTCCTTGCGCGAAGTTCTGGCGTTCGCGTTCGAGGCGAGCCTGCTCGTCGGACAGGCGCAAGAAACCGCAGTATCCAAGAAACTGGCGTCATGGCTTGCCATCATCGCCGTCCCCACCGCATTCGCGGGCATCTATGGCATGAACTTCGAACACATGCCCGAGCTCAAGTGGAAGTACGGCTATTATGTCGCGCTCGGCGCGATTGCCGCGGTCTGTCTGTCGCTGTTCTACCGATTCCGGCGTGCAGGATGGTTGTAG
- the purQ gene encoding phosphoribosylformylglycinamidine synthase subunit PurQ — MKSAVLVFPGINRERDMARALKLASGNDSTMVWHADTALPKGTDLVVVPGGFSYGDYLRCGAIAARAPIMDAVRAHAANGGLVLGVCNGFQILCESGLLPGALMRNAQLKFICRDVHLRVERSDTPFTRGYNAGQVIRVPVAHGEGNYAADEDTIRRLEGEGRVLYRYCSASGEVGDTHNINGAAASIAGIVSDKGNVLGMMPHPENHVEDIMGCTDGRGLFAGLVAHLKSAA; from the coding sequence ATGAAATCAGCCGTTCTCGTCTTCCCCGGCATCAACCGCGAGCGCGACATGGCGCGCGCGCTCAAGCTCGCGTCCGGCAACGATTCCACGATGGTCTGGCACGCTGACACCGCTTTGCCGAAGGGCACCGACCTCGTCGTCGTGCCGGGTGGCTTCTCGTACGGCGATTACCTGCGCTGCGGCGCTATTGCTGCGCGTGCGCCGATCATGGACGCCGTCCGCGCCCATGCCGCCAATGGCGGCCTCGTGCTTGGCGTTTGCAACGGTTTCCAGATCCTCTGCGAGTCGGGCCTGTTGCCCGGCGCGCTGATGCGCAACGCGCAGCTCAAGTTCATCTGCCGTGACGTGCACCTGCGCGTCGAGCGCTCCGATACGCCGTTCACGCGCGGTTATAACGCCGGGCAGGTGATCCGCGTGCCGGTGGCGCACGGCGAAGGCAATTACGCCGCCGATGAGGATACGATCCGGCGGCTCGAGGGCGAGGGCCGAGTGCTTTACCGTTATTGCAGCGCTTCAGGCGAAGTCGGCGACACCCACAACATCAACGGCGCTGCGGCGTCGATCGCCGGCATTGTCAGCGACAAGGGTAACGTGCTCGGCATGATGCCGCATCCCGAGAATCACGTCGAAGACATCATGGGCTGCACCGACGGCCGCGGGCTGTTCGCGGGCCTGGTGGCGCATCTGAAGAGCGCGGCTTAA
- a CDS encoding PaaI family thioesterase, whose product MDDVPQKTPRFRPDLLIATEGEFAGWRTWSRDSFESNNGPFWHRFEDDGSIRCAFRVERKHLNGMRNVHGGCYMTFADYCLFAFAARELEAPAVTVSFGCEFLAAAREGDLVVATGGVTRAAGSLIFLRGIMHTGDNPLFTFSGTIKRIKKRV is encoded by the coding sequence TTGGATGACGTTCCGCAGAAGACACCCCGTTTCCGTCCCGACCTCCTGATCGCGACCGAGGGCGAGTTCGCCGGATGGCGGACATGGAGCCGCGACAGCTTCGAATCCAACAACGGTCCGTTCTGGCACCGTTTCGAGGACGACGGCAGCATCCGCTGCGCGTTCCGCGTCGAGCGGAAGCACCTGAACGGCATGCGCAACGTCCATGGCGGCTGCTACATGACCTTCGCCGACTACTGCCTGTTCGCCTTTGCCGCGCGAGAACTGGAAGCGCCCGCCGTCACCGTGTCGTTCGGCTGCGAATTCCTCGCGGCCGCGCGCGAAGGCGACCTCGTCGTCGCAACCGGCGGAGTGACCCGTGCTGCCGGATCGCTCATCTTCCTGCGCGGCATCATGCACACCGGCGACAATCCGCTGTTCACGTTCTCCGGCACGATCAAGCGGATCAAAAAGAGGGTGTGA